The segment CGTGGATTATAACCCCGTTAATAGCCCCTATAAACATCTGGGGAATAAGATAATATATTCCGAAAATCCATAAGAAAAAAAGGGCAGAAAGCCCTACGAGCCAATGATGAAAATGAACCTGCCAAGAGCCAAAATTAAAATAAATTGAGCTTATTTTTCCGGAATATATGTATTTTTTGCAAAATTTCTCCGTGCTTAAATAACCAAGAACAACGCCAAGTAAAAAAATAAAAGAGATATAATAAGAAGCGATAATAACCGTGCTTGGCAAAATCATTTTCTTGGCATTTCTGATTTTCTTTATTTTCTTCATTCTAGGATTATATCTTTTTTTTAAGAAAAATTCAATATAAAACCGTATCCCCCTCGTTAACTTTGCTGTTAGCAGTAGTTTCAAAAACAGCATCTGCCTTTTTTGTCGCCTCCACGACGTTTCCGGGCAAAACATCTCTGAAAACTTCAACAACCTCTTTTTTATTGATAAAAACAATATCAATAGGAAAAAGCATTTCCATTGTTTGATAGGTAAAATTCCCCTCTTCTTTATAAAGGAAAAGCATCCCATGCCCCTCTTTTAAGTTTTCCCTTTTTGACAATCCTTTTCTTTTTTCTTTTTCTGTTCTACTTATTTCAACAACAAATTCTTCTTCCCCTATTTCTATGACTCTGATATCTTCATTTTTAAAAGGAAAAATAAAAAGAAACAAAAAACCGAAAAAAAAGATAATTCTTTTAAAAAAATCCATTTAAAAATTCAACGATTAAGGTTGAAGAATATCCTCCGTTTCTTTGTCAATTGATATTATAACTTCATCTATGGTTTCAAACTGCTTCAAAGTTTCTTCTATTTGAAGACGGATAAATAAAACCGTGGCTGATCCGGCAACTTCATTAAGACGGCTATTAAAATCCACTTCTGCAACTCCGTCTCTAATAACTATTCCCTGGACAATAACACCGGGATTAATCAATGTAAAATATCCCTCATTTACTTCTTCTTCTGTTGGACCTTCAAGCAAGGCAAGAAGAGATGCCATTGCAACTCCCTCTGTTTTCGGCAGTTCTCTTTCTACTGGAAAAGGTATCTCCTCTTCTCCTGTTTTTCCAAAAAAGACAAGAACTTTCATCATTTCTGTTTCAAGGGCCTCTTCATTTGAAATCATCATGTTATCAATTTCAGAAAAAACTCCGTCAGTTATGGCTTTAATTACGATTCCATCTTCAACCGTAATTACTATATCGTGGGGAGTTATAACTTGAGCTGTAAATTGCTCTGTTCTATCTCCGTAGCCAGATGAAGTTGAAAAAAACGAATAGGTAAATTCAAGACAGGTCGGACAATCAAGAATTCTCGCATCTTTTAATTGAAGATCAAAACCGTCAAAAAGATACGTCAAAGCGTTATTCTCAACCCATTCTTTGGCAATTTCCTGCGATGAAATAGGCGTAGCCGGCACAGAGGCAAAATAGGAAAATGCGAAGAAAACAAACGCCATTGCAGCTACAATTCCCAAAAGAGAAAAAATCAAAACTTTATTTCTCATATTTTTTTCCGATACTTCTTTTTGAAAACCGCCTTAGAATAAATTGATCATTTCTCTTTTTGCGGTCTTCGAAAATAAAAGCAGCGGGATTATTTCTTTTTAATTTTTTACTTTTTAATTTTGATATAATGTCGCCAATCTTTTCCATAAATTTAAATTACCACTTTATCTCTTTTCTCTTCCGGTTTAAAAGCGCCAAGAAGAATATCTTTTGTCTTGTAAGGATCGGGAATTTGCCGAAAAACAAAATTTCCAAACGCTCCTGCTGTCTGAATTTTTAAATCGCCATATTTAAAAATCATCGGGAAAATTCCATGAATATCAACGGTAACATCCTGAATTCTGTTATGGGAAACGCTTGAATAAAATCTGCTAAACAAACTTCTCAATTCCGTATGTATTGTCCTTTCGCTTGTAATAATCCAGCAATCAAGGTAATAATGAGCAAAAACGATAAAAATAAAATGCAAGATTACGATAAGAATAATAGATAAAACAAAGAAAGAGGCAAGATAAAGATTTATTGAAAAGGAATATAAAAAAGGAATTTTCCCTAAAAAATCTCTAAGTCCTTCTTCGTTTTGATAAAGAAGAAGAAATAACATTCCGAAAACAGTTAATAAAAAAAGGAGAATAAAAGGAAAAAGTTCAGCAAAAAGAACAAACGAATGCCTTCTTTTTATCAAAAGTATTTTCTCATTTGGATTAACATTAATCATTTTATAGTAAATATTAAAAAAATAAAGCTCAGAATCAGAAGAAATATTTCTGTAAAAAAATAACCCTTTAGGGCTTTTTTTGCGATTGGGTCAAAGGGCATTTTAAACTTTTTAAAATGATAAGATAAAATAGCAAGAACGACAGCACTAAAGAGCGCTATAAAGATAAAAATTGCTATAAATATCTTGCCAATCATTGTTTTATTTTAACACGGCATATTTTTTTGGCAAGATAATTTTACAAACAAAAGAAGCAAGAATAATCTTGCTTCTCTTTAACAATACAAAATAATTATTTTCTTTTATACTTGTCTTTTTCTTCTAAAGAAGTAGAAAAGTAAGAACATGATAATCAGGAAAATAAGCCAGAAATACCATTTTTTAAAGAGTCCGCTCATTGCAGGCCCGATAGCGGCAAGAGAAAATCCATTGTTCTTTCTTATTAATTTAACTTCCGAAAAATCTTTAAAATCTCCCCCTTGCACTTTTGCTTCAACAATAAATTCTTCTTCCTCGCTATTTGTAATTTCACCGTAAAAAAGAAATGTTTCCGATTTTTGGCCTCCTAATATGATTTTAATTTCTTCCTTGTAATTTGAAAAATTCACTCCTTTCTGCGGAGATATGACAATAGAAACATCATCAATTTGTTGGTCGCTAATATTTTTGACAACAGCTAAAAAATCTATTTTATTTTCATTTTCAACTTCAAGTTCTTGTTTAAAATCTCCTTCTTTGTCTTTTCTTGCAAGAATGGATATTGATAATGGATTTTCATCTATAATTTGGCAGCTATCTTCATTCTTATCCTCATCATAAATACAGTTATATTTACAAGTTCCGTTATCACAGTACCAGGCCGGCTTTTCATCAGAGTTGCAAGTCCCATATCCATAGGAAGTATCTCCCGTGCAAGAAACAGGAGTAGACCATTTTAAAACTCCGTTTTGGCTTGTGCATTTTGTAACATATCCGGCTCCATAACACCTTGATTCCCCTATAAACGAACATTCGTTTACAACTACGGGCGCTTTTTTCTTTGATAAAACAACTACATCCATGCAATAAGGAGACGTTTCAACAGAACCGCTTTGGCTTTTTCCTTTAACAAATGCGCAATATTTATATGTTCCGGGAACGCTTTCCTCTATTTGCCATACCTCTTTTGCATTTGTTCCGGAAACATTTTTAACATTCCAAAAACCCTTAAAATGCGCTCCAACTGAAACAAGACCTCCATTGTCTTCACCTTCAACGGTTATCGTTATTATATCATTTACAAAAACAGAAAGAGGGCTGACATTAAGAGTTCCTTTTGCGCTTGCACTTGTACTTCCGTTATCTATTACATTAACAAAACAAGTTGCTGTTTTTGACTGATTTTCTGATTGAACACTAAGAGTAACAGAATAGTTTCCCGTAGAAGAAAAACTTTTAGAACAACTATTTGACGTTCCTGAACAATTTCCCGACCAAGAATAAGAATAAGATCCTGATGCTCCCGAAACGGAAGAAATAAAGTTTACCGTCTCGTTAACTTTGGCCGTAGAAGGAGAAGAATAACAAGAAACAGTCAAATCGTTTGAAGAAGCAGAAGAAACCTCCACTTCTATGCATTGTGGATTAGTATTGAAAGTTCCCGGCATCGGCCTTGATACACAACTTGCTGATGGAACCGTGCATCCGGCAACGCTTCCGCAATACTTGTATGTTCCCGGAGTATTTTTTTGAAAAATCCAAGATTTGCTTGCTTCAGACGGCTTTCCCTTAACATCTACTGTTTGTTTATCGTTTCTCCCATAAACTCCAAGCCAGGTTATCCCCATGTCGTTATAACCTTTTACAGTAATTGTAAAATTTTCTCCTACCTTTACCACATTTGCGCTTGAAGAAATAGTTCCTGAAATACCAAAAACAAAAGCAGGAAAAAAGAAAAACAAAAATATTGATATTGTTAGAATATGTTTCATGCTGCATATTCTAACACTTTAAAATAAATATGTCAAGTAAAAGAGCCCTTCTAGTTTCCAAGTTTCCTAATTTCCTTTGCCAAGCTTTCTAGCTCTGACATTTCCTTTTTTTCTCCGAGCTGAGTTGAAATGTATCCTTGATATTTTTCAAAATATATCTTTTCTTTCGCCCACATCTCTTTAAAATCATCGGTTATGCCATGAAGAGGATAAAGCTTAAAATGAGCATGATTTACTCCCATCCCTTCTGCAACTAAGGCCACTCTTTTTATTTTAAAATACCTTTCAAGAATCTTGGCAACCGTTTTTGCAGATGCTATAAATTCGTTTAAAGTTTCTTTTTCCATATTGAAAATATAGGAATCATAATGCTTTTTGGGCAAAACAAGGGTCATTCCTTTTGTATTCGGATTTACATCAAGAATAGCCAGAAAATCTTTGTTTTCCCAAATTTTTACAGAATCAAAC is part of the Candidatus Paceibacterota bacterium genome and harbors:
- a CDS encoding DUF192 domain-containing protein, which gives rise to MDFFKRIIFFFGFLFLFIFPFKNEDIRVIEIGEEEFVVEISRTEKEKRKGLSKRENLKEGHGMLFLYKEEGNFTYQTMEMLFPIDIVFINKKEVVEVFRDVLPGNVVEATKKADAVFETTANSKVNEGDTVLY
- a CDS encoding GerMN domain-containing protein, coding for MRNKVLIFSLLGIVAAMAFVFFAFSYFASVPATPISSQEIAKEWVENNALTYLFDGFDLQLKDARILDCPTCLEFTYSFFSTSSGYGDRTEQFTAQVITPHDIVITVEDGIVIKAITDGVFSEIDNMMISNEEALETEMMKVLVFFGKTGEEEIPFPVERELPKTEGVAMASLLALLEGPTEEEVNEGYFTLINPGVIVQGIVIRDGVAEVDFNSRLNEVAGSATVLFIRLQIEETLKQFETIDEVIISIDKETEDILQP
- a CDS encoding PH domain-containing protein — translated: MINVNPNEKILLIKRRHSFVLFAELFPFILLFLLTVFGMLFLLLYQNEEGLRDFLGKIPFLYSFSINLYLASFFVLSIILIVILHFIFIVFAHYYLDCWIITSERTIHTELRSLFSRFYSSVSHNRIQDVTVDIHGIFPMIFKYGDLKIQTAGAFGNFVFRQIPDPYKTKDILLGAFKPEEKRDKVVI
- a CDS encoding HIT family protein, whose amino-acid sequence is MNNKDTSCIFCKIVKGEFDSVKIWENKDFLAILDVNPNTKGMTLVLPKKHYDSYIFNMEKETLNEFIASAKTVAKILERYFKIKRVALVAEGMGVNHAHFKLYPLHGITDDFKEMWAKEKIYFEKYQGYISTQLGEKKEMSELESLAKEIRKLGN